The window AAGTTTCTATTACCCGCCCAAGGCCGTCGACAACTGCAGCAAGTGTCATATGCCGCTGGTGGCGTCGAATGACTTTGGTGCGAAGATGTTCGATGACGCGGAAGAACTCAGTGTTCACGATCACATGTTCCCGTCAGCGAACACTGGGATCGCATGGCTTCGTGATCGCGACGATGTGATTGCGGCTCATCAAGAGTATCTGAAGGATGTGATGCGAGTTGATCTGTTTGGCGTTCGCGAAGGTGGCGAAATCGATGGTAATTTGATCGCGCCGTTGCGTCCCGAAGTGCCGGCATTGAAACGCGGCGAGAAGTATCTGATAGAGACCGTGATTCGCACAATGAAGATGGGGCACCTGTTTTCGCAGGGGACCGTCGATAGCAATGAGATTTGGTTGGAAGTCAAAGTCACCAGTGGCGATCGATTGATCGGGCACAGCGGATTGATCGACAAAGGCAAGCACAATGAAGTCGATCCATGGTCGCACTTCATCAACGTGTTCATGCTGGACAAGGATGGCAATCGAATCAATCGAAGAAATGCGGAAGATATCTTCACGCCTCTGTATAACCACCAGATTCCACCTGGGGCCGGACAGACGGTCCACTACGAACTGAACGTGCCCGATGATGTGTCGGAACCGATTCACGTCGAGCTGAAGTTGCAGTATCGGAAATTCGATACCGAGTACATGGACTTCGTTGCCAAGCAAAATGAAAAGCACGGCAATCTGATCCGAGGTCATGTGCCGGGGACGGATTACACCAACGATTTGCCAATCACCACGATGGCGGTCGATACGATTGTGTTCCCGGTGGAGGGACTGAATCATTCGGTCGAAAATCCACCTCGAGACATTCCCGCATGGCAACGGTGGAACGACTACGGGATTGGGTTACTGCTGAAAGGCAAAGCGGAAATGCGCCAGGCAGAAAACGCTTTCCGCGAAGTCGAAAAACTTGACCGCTACGATGGACCGATGAACTTGGCTCGAGTCTTGAACACGGAAGGTCGTTTAGATGAAGCGGTGGAGGCTCTTCAGCGTGCGGACGAGTTCCGGGACGTCGAGGGTTTCCCACGATGGACATGGGCTTGGTTGTCAGGCGTTATCAACGCCCAGCAGGGATATCTGGAAGAAGCCGAGCAGAATCTTCGTAGTGTGTTGGAAGACAGCACGGAAGACATGCAGAGTCGAGGTTTTGATTTCAGTTTGGATATTGAAGTCATCAACCAACTCGGACGCACGCTGTTTGATCTTGGTATCGCTCGTGAGCGGCAACTTGGAACCGAAGAAGTCCGGGAATACTTCGAAGAAGCGGTGATGCAATATCAGAAGACATTGATGATCGATCCGGAGAACGTTTCCGCTCACCACAATTTGCAGCTGCTCTACGATCGACTTGAAGAGCCTGAATTGGCAGATAAGCATCGCAAGTTGCACGAAATTTACAAACCCGATGACAACGCTCAAGGACGTGCGGTTCGATTGGCACGAGAGAAGTATCCCGCGGCGGATCATGCCGCGGAGGACGTCGTGAAGTACTCGTTGCATCGCGAATTACCAACCCAAAGCTCGGCGAACGAGACCGCACAGGTCTCTGCTGGCAACTTGCAGGAGAATTCCAATGACCAGTGATCCGCAATCAAACGAAGTGGACGAAAGCGAACTGCGAGACGAAGCCGATATCGGCCGCGCGATGCGAGGGTCGTTGATCGTGTTGGTGGTTCTGGCTTTGATCGGTGGCGTTGCAGCCTATGTCTTGACGCGTCCCAAAGCGGCACCGCCCGTTCGCGAATCCAAGTTGGCCGCGGTCGCGGTGCGTGAGCGGCCCATGGTGCAGGTTCCAACCACCCCGTTTACGGACATCACCGAAGAAGCGGGGATCTCTTTTGTTCACAACAACGGTGCGACAGGAGACAAGTTGCTGCCGGAAACGATGGGTGGTGGAAGTGCCTTTCTTGATTTCGACAACGACGGGGATCAGGACCTGTTGTTGATCAATTCGATGGATTGGTCTTGGGACGAACCAAGTGATCGAGGGAACACATCGGCTCTGTATCGAAACGAAGGTGGCAAGTTCGTCGATGTGACCAAGGGTTCGGGTTTGGACGTTGAGTTGTACGGAATGGGAGTCGCGGTCGGCGATTATGACCAAGACGGTTTGGTGGACGTCTTTATCTCCGCGGTTGGGACAAATCGATTGTTTCGCAATGTCGGTGAAGGCAAATTCGAGGACACTACTGAAACGGCCGGCGTTGGTGGCGAAGAAGATCGATGGAGTACGAGTTCCGGTTGGTTTGACTACGACAACGATGGTGATTTGGACCTGTTTGTTTGCAACTACGTTGGATGGAGTCGCGAGTACGATCAGTCCCAGGGGTTTCAGCTTGTCGGCGGCGGACGAGCGTACGGTCGTCCTCAGAATTTTGAAGGAACGTTCCCGTATCTGTACCGCAACGATGGTGATGGCGAATTCACAGACGTGTCGGAGGAAGCCGGCATTCAGATTCGCAATGTGTCCACCAATGTTCCGCAGTCGAAATCGCTTGGGTTGGCTTTGTGCGACTTTGATCGCAATGGGTTCATGGATGTTGTGGTAGCCAACGACACGGTGCAAAACTGTTTGCTGCGGAATGGCGGCGACGGGAAATTCACGGAGATGGGAGCGATTTGCGGGATCGCATTTGACTCCTCCGGCAACGCCCGCGGGGCCATGGGCATCGATGTGACATCGTTTCGTGAACAATCCAGCGTGGCGGTTGCAATCGGAAACTTTTCCAACGAGATGACCGCGTTGTACGTGACAAAGGCTGGGCGAATGCAGTTTTATGACGAAGCGATTTCGACGGGGCTCGGTCCAAGCACGCGTCTGTTACTGACATTTGGATTGGCTTATGTCGACTACGATTTAGATGGTCGCTTGGACTTGTTCTGTGCAAACGGGCACTTAGAAGAGGATATCAATCGGGTGCAGCCAAGTCAGCACTATGAGCAACCGCCTCAGATGTTTTGGAATGCGGGCCCCGAGTTCGAAACCGAGTTTCTGCCGGTTGGCAAGGAGCAGTTAGGTGAGGATTTCGTGGAACCGATGGTTGGACGCGGTGCATCCTACGCGGACGTCGATTTGGACGGTGATTTGGATCTGCTGATCACATCCGCCGGACGTGCGCCACGATTGTTACGCAACGATCAAGAAACGGGGCACCACTGGTTGCGATTGAAATTGGTGGGCGATGGTGAGAAGTGCAATCGAGACGCCATTGGGGCGTGGGTGAGCGTCACTGTTGGTGACGAAGTGATTGCAAAACAAGTGATGCCGACCCGAAGCTATTTGACACAGGTGGAGTTGCCATTGACGTTCGGCTTGGGCGAGCACGACTCAATCGACAATGTTTCGGTGCAGTGGCCTGATGGAGAGGTTGTCGAAATCGGGCCAGTCGAGATCGATCAATCCCATGAGATCACTCGCTGAGTGGACTCACCAAACGTCGGCAAACAAGAGTTTTCGGATCAATGGTTCAACATTGCATACACCAGGCGAAACGGGAGAACCCATTGGAGAGGAACTTGATCAGACGCTCGTGGTTTAGGCCGTGACGAGTTGGTCTGATTTCTTGGCCGGGATCTCGACGGCAACCGATTCTAGTCCCACGAGGTTTCGCAGACGCGTGACCATAGGTGGCGAAAGCTTTCGCCCCGAAGCGATCAGGAGAAGTCCGTTTGCCATTCGAACATCTTCTGCGACGGTCATTCCCGTCAGGAGTTCGGACGTCGCGATGCTTTCGATCGTGGATTGTGGTTGCGCGTCGTTGGTTTGACGAACATGTTCGGTCAATTGATTGTCCAAGTCCGGGAACCGATCTTCGATTTCCGAGAAAGCGACGTCGCCCGCTTCACCGCGTCGTTGCAAAAGGCTTTGGTAGTAGCTCAGCAAAATCACCTGTGCGATCTTGTCATCGTCGTTGGTGCACTTCGCGTTGGTGACTTCTGTGGTTCCCATTCGGTCCAGCAATTCAGCGACCGGTTCGAGCCTTGGGATCTGCTTGATCAGTTGGCTTGAGATGCTGAACACTTCTTTGACGATACTGCGATGTTCATCAGAAGTGATGGCGGCTTTAGCAAGGGTTTCTCGTTGATCCAAATTCAGCAACGGGATTCCGGCGACCATCAATCGAGCGGTCAGCGGAATTCGCCAGTCGGATGCGATTTTGGATTCGACCAGCAACGCTTCGGTCGATTTGAGAATGTCGTCGGTGTTTACCAATGGGTCGTCGACGTATTCAATGATCTCGACCAAAACACTGATCGCACCGGCGAAGGTTTTCTTCAGCAATTCTTCTTTGCTGGTTACCAAATCATATTGCTTGATGCCCGCATTGATGGCGGCTTTGATGTCGCTCATCTGGCAAGGTTTGTTTAGGAACCGAAAGACTTGTCCTTCGTTGACCGCCTCCATCGCGGTGGTCAAGTCTTGATTTCCGGTCAGCATCAAATACACGCTGTTCGGCGAGATCAGCCGTGCTTTTTGGATGACCTCGGTACCTTCCATGCCTGGCATCCGCATGTCGACCATGATGACGGAGAACGGATCGGATTTCTTGATACACGCCAAAGCTTCCGGTCCCGATTCGCAGGTCGTAACCTCGAAGTCAAAGGACAGGTTTCGTTTCAGCGTGTTCAGCAGGCTGTAGTCGTCGTCGACCAGCAAAATGCGTTCGTTCATGTGACGCCCCAAGTTAACAGTTCAATTCGTCGGTAATTTGCAAAAGGTTTCAGTTCAAAATCGGAACACGACACGTGTCCGATTTGTTCACGTCAGATTCATCAGCCACCGACTGATGGGAGTCCATTGGCAGAATCACTATGAAACTGCTTCCGACGTTTGGTTCAGACTCCACACGGACGGTTCCATTGTGTTTGGAAGACACGATGTTGTAGGTCAGCGAGAGTCCCATCCCAGTGCCCTTGCCCACGTCTTTGGTTGTGAAGAATTGGTTGAAGACTTTGGAACGGACGTCTTCTGACATGCCGGTTCCGTTGTCCTTCACACGAATTTCGACGGTCTCACCATTTTCAACAGTCGAGATCGTGATTTTGCCTTCGAGTTCGGGTTCGTTCTCTTTTCGTTCCGCGATCGCATCGGCCGCGTTGACGATCAGGTTGATGAACACCTGGCTGAGTTCCGCTCCGTAGGCCGGGATCTGTGGTAGATCCGGCGACAGGTCGAGTTCCAATTCGGAAACATACTTGTATCGGTTTCGACTGATAATCGACGCTTGGTGGATCAGCATGTTCAGGTCGGTTTCGTTCATTTCTTGTCGCCCCGGATGCGACATCGCTTTCATGGCGCGGACGATTTCGATCACCCGCATCACGGCTTGCGAAGCCTCTTCGACTGCACCGGGGGTCTGTTCTCGCAGCACGTTGTACTTGTGCTTTTGAGCCAACGCGTCGAGTTGCGCACCAGCGGTATCTGCACTGAAGGACGGGCTGTTGAGCAGTTCGAACAATCCGTCGGTGAACTGGAAGATCCGTTCGTAGCTCATCGTCAAATATTCGACGTTGCCGCTGACGCACTGCATCGGAGTGTTGATCTCATGCGCGATTCCAGCGGCGAGTTGGCCCATCGATTCAAGCTTTTGAGCTTGAGCCAATTGGCGTTCCATCGCTTGAGAATCGCTCAGGTCCGTGCAGAACGCGACAAACACGGGACGGGCTTCGAATGTCGATCGGTGGATGTCAACGTGGACGGGGAAGGTCGTTCCATCCTTTCGAACGTGAACGGTGTCAAACGCACAGCGTCCACGAGGCGAAGACATCGCGACACTGATCCGCTGACGCAGATCCTGATTCGAGCAGTCTTGGATGAAGTCTTGAGGTGAAACGTTCGAGAGGTTGTCTGGATCCAAACCGAGGCTTCGGACAAATCCGGTATTCGCTTCCACCAAGTGATACGTCTCTGAGTCAAAAATGTAGAGTTCGTTGGGAGACTCTTGGATCAAATTGGCCAAGGACTTTGCACGAGACTCAGCATTTTTCAATGTGGTAATGTCGAGGAAACTACCCAGCGTTCCGAAACAGTTGCCCTCGTGGTCATGAAGCGAGGTCGCACCCGTCAGCACGATCCGGCAATCACCGGAAAATTCGTGAAGTGTTTCTTCGATGTTGACCAGTTCCACGTTCTCGTCGGGAGAATCACAGAAACTGGAAAGTCGATTCGTGGTTTGATCGTTCGGTGGAATGATGTCATTCATCCGTTTGCCGATGATGTCTTCGGGAGTTTTAAGCCCAAAGAATTCGCTGAACATCTCGTTGCAGCCCATGAAGTTTCCGTCGTTGTCTCTCCAGAAAACCGCGGCCGGAATACGTTGCAAAACCGTGTCGAGAATCCGACGCTGTTGTTCAATTTCGGAGGTGCGGTTTCGAACTCGTTGTTCCAAAAGGTCGCGTTGCTGCGTGAGCGAAGATTGGAGCTTTGCCAGCTCCCACAGTGAACGACGATTCTGCCGTACACCCAAAATCAGGAAGACGGTTTCAAAGATGACCCAGGCGGCGTGTTCCAATGCACGAAGTGGTTCCGGCGAAAGGACGCCAAAAACCGACTCGGGCCAAAACAGACTGCGGATCAAATGATCGAGAGAAACGACTGAAACCGCAGGCAGAAAGACCCAAGGGTCTTTGTAGAAGGCTAGGAATGCGAGTGAACCAAAGATATGAAAGTGCGACTCAATGCGGCCGCCCATCAGGTGAATCAGCAACGCTGAAAATTGCATTTGAGCCAATGCCATGATCATCCGAGTCATCCGTTGACCAGGAAAGTAGATCGCTAAGAACACGGGGAAGATGGTAAGCATGCCGCCGCCGATGAGCGAACTCCACACATGGATGTGGACCAGGTTTTGCGAACCAATCCAGGTGTAAGGCGAAATCCAAATCGCGCAGGCAACCGCGAATATCCATTGCAGAGCGAGAACCACGGCCAATGCGCGGTCCGCATTGATTTGGCGTGATTGCAGGTGCTCCGCAAAGAGATCGTCTGCGCTCTGTAGCTGCGAGCTCGTTTCGATTTCGTTTTCTGACATGACAATCCGTCTCGGGAACTACAACCGACAGCCGAATACCGGCGTGGTTGAGAGAGGCGGGGTTTGGCCTTGAATCAACATGGATATGGAACGCACCCCGAGGTTGTCACCTTCGTGGTTGCGGGAAACGGTGATGCCGCCATGGAAGCGAGTCTTTCCATGGGGATCAAAGACGACGACGGCACCGGAGGTCTGCATTCCCATTTCGAACGCGACTTCGCCGGCCTCGTCAGGCTGGATGATGGACCGTGGGAACTGTGACAAACGCGAATTGATCTTTCCGTCGATCCAGTTCGGCTCGGTTTCAGCGGGATGGTAGACCAGGAAACGACATGTCACGTCGTCATCAACTTTGGTCAGCAATCGGTTCAATTCGTTGAGAGATGCCACCGTGCAGGGACATTTCGGATGAACAGCCATGACCACTTCCCAGTCGGTGGTGGCGGAGGTCTGCAGTTCGCCCGAGGCAGGTCCCAAAGGTGACTCAGTCGGCGGCGAGCTTGATGGACCCGGCGTTGTGCCGTAGGCAATCAACGCGAAGAACAAACCCGCCAGAATGCAGGCCCATAGGACCGCAATCCGATAAAGGAACGGCGGTATCTTTCGAGTCTTCGGATGGACCTCTAGTAGGTCCGCGATCTGGTCAGAACCAGGATCGGTTGTTCGATGTAACATGTCACGTGCCCCGCGATCAATGTTGGAATAGTAGTGTTGCAACCTCGATACCTCGAGGCTGTGAAACGCTACAACGAAATTGGGTTCCCAAGCTAAAATATGCGGATTCGGGGAAGAGAAACGGGTGGCCGCTAGCAGGGGTGCGATGACCTTGACGGTTGAAATGGATGTGAGGCCAATTCGGAATTGAAGGAGAGAGCTGAACCGATGGGCATGTGCGAACCTGTTCAGACCGCCGGTGCCCTGTTTTAATGCGGGCCTTGAATCCACCGCATTCCCGTCCGAGGTGGAGCCGTTTCTTCGTCTTTCCTTGAAAGCCCGCTGCATTGACTCAGGTTTCTTCCGTCGAACTCATCATGGAACTCGCCAGAAGCCTGCATGCGTGCGGTTCACCGGCGTATGAGTTAGACCTGGAAATGGAACAGGTCTCCGCGTCGCTCGGGCATGAGGCGAGTTTCTTTTCAACGCCCACGGCACTGTTTGTCACCTTTGGCGGTGACGAAACGCGGCTGCTGAGGGTGTATCCCAGCGACACCAATTTGGGACGCTACGCGGCTTTGTTTGAATTGCAGCGTGCCATCCAAGAAGAACAGATGGACGTTTCTGAAGCTTGGCAACGGCTTACTGAAATCAATGAGATGAAGGATGGCTACGGTCCGGCAATTCATATCGCATCGCACGGCGGCGTCGCCGCTTGCATCAGTGTTCTGGTGGGCGGTGGCGGAATGGTGGTTCTATCGGCAGGCGTGATTGGATTGATCGTTGGTACGTTTGTCGTTTGGCTGACGCACCTTCGACATCAGGTTCATCTGATCAATGTGGTCGCAGGATTCATTGCCAGTTCGATCGCTTGCGGGATTCAGGCGTTCGTTGGACCGGGCAACTTTGAACTCACATCTCTAGCCGCATTGATTCTGCTGGTACCGGGATTGCATTTGACGATTAGCATCAACGAATTGGCGACTCAGAATTTGGCGTCCGGTTCGGCTCGCTTCGCTGGAGCGATGACCACATTGCTAACAATTGTTTTTGGTGTGTCGATGGGATACGGCTTGGTCAACGCGATTCGCCCCATTCCCGCATCGATGCCGTTGGACTCGCCGGATTTGTTGGCGTCCGCGTTGGTGCTGTTGCCGATTGGTTTGTGCGTCGCCGTGACGTTTCGAACCCGTTACCGAGACATCCCTTGGTTGTTGATGTCGACGTTGGTGGGTTACGGGGCATTGCGTTTAGCAGGCACCACGTTTGGTTCCTTCGCTTCCGTTGGAATCGCTTCTTTTGTGGCGGGAGTGACCAGCCACTTCGCATCCAACCGTCTAGGAATACCAACCGCGGTGATGTTGCTTCCCGCGTTGCTGCTTTTGGTCCCCGGAAGTCTTGGGTTCTCTGGCTTCTCTCAGATCATGGTCCAAGAAGACCTGCCCACAGGCATTCGATTGACGGCAACGATGATGCTGACGGCCGTTTCGATTGTCGCGGGGTTGTTGTTGACGGATGTCGTGGTGTCACGTTCAGACAAGCAATCGTTTGAACCCGAACTGAAGAGTCCCAAGTTGTGAGGCGTTTGCGATAACGCGAATTGGCCGTGTCAATCGGATGCCGGAATACCGTCTTTCATGACTCGCTTCATCGCCCGCAGTGTTTCGTCGCTGACGTGGTGTTCGATCCCTTCACTGTCCACCGTCGCGGTCGTCTCGCTGACACCGATTCGCAGCAAGAACGTTCTCACGACCTCATGGCGATTGCGTGCCTTGGTTGCCATCCGTTTGCCCTGAGCCGTCAAGGTAATCGGTTGATAAGGCTCGGTCACCACTAATCCGTCACGTTGCAGGCGACTGATTGTGTTACTGACCGTCGCGTGGGTCACGTCAAAGTGTCGGACCAAGTCGACGGCTCGGCAAATCCCATTTTCCGAAATGGCTTCGGCGATGGCCTCGACATAATCTTCGGCCACTTCGCTGGCATGGTCGGATCGAGTGCGATGATGCGATTGGGAAGGCAAATTGCGGCCCTTTAAAACCGTGCGAATTCGACAAGAAGGCGACCGAACATTCTAGCACCGGATTCGCGAGCAGAAACCCTCTTGCCTCGCCAACGCGAAAAACGTAGCCTCTGCTAAATAAGTTAGCAGGTGCTAACAATGGGCCGGGTTGAGGGACTCATTGTTTCTCGCGGAGTCGTCATAGATGACTTCTTCAAAACGGTCTGTATTTTTTGTCTCTAAACTTAGCACGGGCTAAGTTGATTTATTGGAGAGCCCTGATGAGTCTGGATGTGTCGCGGGTGTCATCGGTCGGTGATGTTCCATTTTTGATGTCGGGTAGAGATCGTCGATTCCGAACGGGAATGGGTTTCACTTTGGTGGAGTTGCTGGTCGTGATCGCCATTATTGGTGTTCTGGTGGGTTTGTTGTTGCCTGCGGTCCAAGCTGCTCGGGAGGCCGCTCGCAGAATGTCCTGCAGCAACAATCTCCGTCAGGTTGGCTTGGCTGCCCAAAACTATCACTCGGCTTACCGACGATTTCCGGCTGGCTACGTGTCGTTTCCTACCAGCACCGGAGTTGCGCCCGCATCGGTCGCAATGGACCCGGTCACTTGGGATGCAGGTCCTGGCTGGGGATGGGGAGCGGGGTTGCTGCCATTCTTAGAAGCCACCGCCTTGAATGATCAATTGCGAATGAACGAGCCCATTTGGTCCATGTCCAACGAAGCGGCAATTGCAGCCAGGGTGCCGACGTATTTGTGTCCGAGTGCCGCCGGTGGAGATGCGGCATTTGATGTGAAGGATGAGGCTGACAATTTGTTGCAGCTCAACGGCCAGGGCATCCGATTGGGACGCAGTCACTACGTCGCCAGCCACGGGCAAGAAAGCTGTTGGGGAGAGTGCGGGTCCGCGGCAACAGGAATTGTCTTTACGAACATCTACACGTCAGAGACGAAGATCGTCCCAATCGATGGAGACGCAGGCCGGGTCGCTGACGGTCCTTTCTTTCGAAATTCAAAAACTCGCTTCCGCGATGTGTTGGACGGGACCAGCAACACGATCTTCTTTGGGGAGCACACGTCTTCACTGAGTGACAAAACGTGGGTGGGTGTCGTTCCAGGGGCGTTCACGCATCCGCGATTCACTTCACCTGAAAACGGACCCGACGCGGCGGCGACGCTGACGTTGGTTCATGCCGGGCCTTCCGGCGGTGAATTGGACATCACCGGTTTTCCAATCATTCACCCGGTGAACTTTCCGACTTACCACGTCGGGCAAATGGTGTCCGATCATCCCGGCGGAGGCATGGTCGCGTTTGGCGATGGATCGGTTCGCTTTGTCACTGAATTTGTGGATCTGTTTCTGTGGGCGGAGATGTCCAGCATGAACGAAAGCGAAGTCATCGATTGGGAGAAACTCTGATGGCAAATTCGAAAGCGATTCCCGGTGACAAGCGAAACGAATGGATCAAGTGGGCGTGCCTGGCGATCGCGGTCGTCGGTTTGGCGTTCTACTTTTTTCCGCGCAGCAAAGTTGTGCTGGACGACCAGGGATACGACGCTTCAGTGGCGCTGTACCGGATTTGCAATCAGAAAGACATGGAGTCATTGCAAAAGATTGCGGAACAAGTCGCCCAGTGGCAAACCGAAGGAAAGATCTCCGAGCAGTCTTACGCTTCGGTCCAGCAGGTCATCGGGTTGGCCAACGAAGGCGACTGGTCCCAAGCCGCCCGTGAGTGCCGGCGAATGATGGAAGATCAGGTCCAACGATGACGACGCGGTAAACGTCACATGGCGAATCAGTTCGCTCGCAATTGCAGAACAGCCATCACGGGCCGGTGATCCGAAGCCAATGGCTCATCGATCACGTCCACCGTTTTGACGGTCCACTGGGTCTCTGGAGACGCAAACAGGAAATCGATTTCGCGGTCCGGCTTTTCAGCCGAAAAAGTGAATGAATCGTCGGCTGGCTTGTCTGCTTCGACAAACCCGTCCTGAAACAGTTGAACCGTGCGTGATTCGGGCGTGTCGTTAAAGTCGCCGAGCAAAATCGCGGGGTTGGAAAGCGATCGAATGAACTCGCGAACCTTGGTCGCTTGTTCGAATCGGACCGTGTCATCGCGAATGTAGTCGAAGTGCACGTTGACCAGCGTCAACTTGTTTCCATCGGGCAGAGTGACGTGAGCTACCAAGGCGACGCGAGGTTCTCGGCCGCGAGCCAGTTCGACCGACTCGGTTTTTTCGATGGGGTATCGCGAAAGGATGGCCATTCCGTATCGGCCTCCGTCGTAATCCATGAACGGGGCAAAGGCGGCATGCATGTCGAGGTGTTCGCCTAGCCATTGGGCTTGGTCGACCTTGCCGCTTCGGTTGCAACGCTCATCCACTTCTTGCAAGCCGACAAAGTCAGGTTTGAGTTTCGAGATCACGTCCGCTGTTCTTGGCAGGTCCGTTTTTCCATCGTTTCCGTAACCACGTTTGATGTTGTAGGAGAGCACGCGATGGGAGGAGTTTGTTTCTTCCGCCGATGATTCTCCGGGCATCGCAATCAATGTCGCGATCGCGATCAGCAAGCCAACCAGGGGGCGAACTGCTGTCAAGAAAGAGCTTTGTTTGCAAGCAAAGGTTGAGTTGGCGAAGCGGTGAAGCGGGAAAGTCATGGTGCGGGTCTTGTTGTGCGAAATAGAAGTGCGGGACAGCAGACGGACCAACGTAAATATATGCGATGAGTGGATCCTTGCACGAGCTTGCCAAGACGAGATGGCGTCTTTGCAAGATGGTCGGCAAACGTTCGAGCAACCTGGTTCGGGATGACCGGTTTTCGTCCGATGACGTTGTCGTTTGAAAGGCGAGGCTTGGTTTGCAGAGTTGTCATGTCGCTGATTCGAAGTGAATTGATTGACTCGATGAATGAAGAACGAATTTTGGGTGAAAGGTTGGAAGAGAGCCCAAGCACTGGAACACAAGATGCAGCCATTCGAGTTCGCCTGAGCCCACCTTCTCGTTCAGGGTTCCCTCTCAGAAACTCGTAAGGAGATCCAAATGTTGAAATTGCGATTCACTGTTGCTGCCGCTGCACTCACCGTCTTGACCGGT of the Rhodopirellula baltica SH 1 genome contains:
- a CDS encoding multiheme c-type cytochrome, translated to MSSVAQPGAAVPKPRKKYVRAVGPRLKKLLYAIFVLFALLLANSGYLATFTFLEWFRDQTYQDYFYQYMFLAHLVMGLLLILPVVIFGFIHMWNTKDRRNRRAVRIGYALFAVSLGILTTGILLVRIGGFDLKQPLARNTVYWLHVAFPLASIWLYWLHRLAGPRIKWRIGMSFGGVAIASIAAMVILQMQDPRQWNAIGPDSGTQYFEPSLARTSSGNFIPSDALMNDEYCLKCHADIHKDWQDSVHRFSSFNNAPYFASVSETRAKSLERDGSVQASRWCAGCHDPVPFFSGAFDDPNFDMLDHPTANAGITCTVCHAITNVNSVRGNADYTIEEPLHYPFANSENAALQWVNNQLVKAKPSFHKKTFLKPFHKTAEFCSTCHKVHLPAALTGYKEFLRGQNHYDPYLFSGVSGHGARSFYYPPKAVDNCSKCHMPLVASNDFGAKMFDDAEELSVHDHMFPSANTGIAWLRDRDDVIAAHQEYLKDVMRVDLFGVREGGEIDGNLIAPLRPEVPALKRGEKYLIETVIRTMKMGHLFSQGTVDSNEIWLEVKVTSGDRLIGHSGLIDKGKHNEVDPWSHFINVFMLDKDGNRINRRNAEDIFTPLYNHQIPPGAGQTVHYELNVPDDVSEPIHVELKLQYRKFDTEYMDFVAKQNEKHGNLIRGHVPGTDYTNDLPITTMAVDTIVFPVEGLNHSVENPPRDIPAWQRWNDYGIGLLLKGKAEMRQAENAFREVEKLDRYDGPMNLARVLNTEGRLDEAVEALQRADEFRDVEGFPRWTWAWLSGVINAQQGYLEEAEQNLRSVLEDSTEDMQSRGFDFSLDIEVINQLGRTLFDLGIARERQLGTEEVREYFEEAVMQYQKTLMIDPENVSAHHNLQLLYDRLEEPELADKHRKLHEIYKPDDNAQGRAVRLAREKYPAADHAAEDVVKYSLHRELPTQSSANETAQVSAGNLQENSNDQ
- a CDS encoding CRTAC1 family protein, encoding MTSDPQSNEVDESELRDEADIGRAMRGSLIVLVVLALIGGVAAYVLTRPKAAPPVRESKLAAVAVRERPMVQVPTTPFTDITEEAGISFVHNNGATGDKLLPETMGGGSAFLDFDNDGDQDLLLINSMDWSWDEPSDRGNTSALYRNEGGKFVDVTKGSGLDVELYGMGVAVGDYDQDGLVDVFISAVGTNRLFRNVGEGKFEDTTETAGVGGEEDRWSTSSGWFDYDNDGDLDLFVCNYVGWSREYDQSQGFQLVGGGRAYGRPQNFEGTFPYLYRNDGDGEFTDVSEEAGIQIRNVSTNVPQSKSLGLALCDFDRNGFMDVVVANDTVQNCLLRNGGDGKFTEMGAICGIAFDSSGNARGAMGIDVTSFREQSSVAVAIGNFSNEMTALYVTKAGRMQFYDEAISTGLGPSTRLLLTFGLAYVDYDLDGRLDLFCANGHLEEDINRVQPSQHYEQPPQMFWNAGPEFETEFLPVGKEQLGEDFVEPMVGRGASYADVDLDGDLDLLITSAGRAPRLLRNDQETGHHWLRLKLVGDGEKCNRDAIGAWVSVTVGDEVIAKQVMPTRSYLTQVELPLTFGLGEHDSIDNVSVQWPDGEVVEIGPVEIDQSHEITR
- a CDS encoding response regulator: MNERILLVDDDYSLLNTLKRNLSFDFEVTTCESGPEALACIKKSDPFSVIMVDMRMPGMEGTEVIQKARLISPNSVYLMLTGNQDLTTAMEAVNEGQVFRFLNKPCQMSDIKAAINAGIKQYDLVTSKEELLKKTFAGAISVLVEIIEYVDDPLVNTDDILKSTEALLVESKIASDWRIPLTARLMVAGIPLLNLDQRETLAKAAITSDEHRSIVKEVFSISSQLIKQIPRLEPVAELLDRMGTTEVTNAKCTNDDDKIAQVILLSYYQSLLQRRGEAGDVAFSEIEDRFPDLDNQLTEHVRQTNDAQPQSTIESIATSELLTGMTVAEDVRMANGLLLIASGRKLSPPMVTRLRNLVGLESVAVEIPAKKSDQLVTA
- a CDS encoding PAS domain-containing sensor histidine kinase, with translation MSENEIETSSQLQSADDLFAEHLQSRQINADRALAVVLALQWIFAVACAIWISPYTWIGSQNLVHIHVWSSLIGGGMLTIFPVFLAIYFPGQRMTRMIMALAQMQFSALLIHLMGGRIESHFHIFGSLAFLAFYKDPWVFLPAVSVVSLDHLIRSLFWPESVFGVLSPEPLRALEHAAWVIFETVFLILGVRQNRRSLWELAKLQSSLTQQRDLLEQRVRNRTSEIEQQRRILDTVLQRIPAAVFWRDNDGNFMGCNEMFSEFFGLKTPEDIIGKRMNDIIPPNDQTTNRLSSFCDSPDENVELVNIEETLHEFSGDCRIVLTGATSLHDHEGNCFGTLGSFLDITTLKNAESRAKSLANLIQESPNELYIFDSETYHLVEANTGFVRSLGLDPDNLSNVSPQDFIQDCSNQDLRQRISVAMSSPRGRCAFDTVHVRKDGTTFPVHVDIHRSTFEARPVFVAFCTDLSDSQAMERQLAQAQKLESMGQLAAGIAHEINTPMQCVSGNVEYLTMSYERIFQFTDGLFELLNSPSFSADTAGAQLDALAQKHKYNVLREQTPGAVEEASQAVMRVIEIVRAMKAMSHPGRQEMNETDLNMLIHQASIISRNRYKYVSELELDLSPDLPQIPAYGAELSQVFINLIVNAADAIAERKENEPELEGKITISTVENGETVEIRVKDNGTGMSEDVRSKVFNQFFTTKDVGKGTGMGLSLTYNIVSSKHNGTVRVESEPNVGSSFIVILPMDSHQSVADESDVNKSDTCRVPILN
- a CDS encoding RedB, with translation MLHRTTDPGSDQIADLLEVHPKTRKIPPFLYRIAVLWACILAGLFFALIAYGTTPGPSSSPPTESPLGPASGELQTSATTDWEVVMAVHPKCPCTVASLNELNRLLTKVDDDVTCRFLVYHPAETEPNWIDGKINSRLSQFPRSIIQPDEAGEVAFEMGMQTSGAVVVFDPHGKTRFHGGITVSRNHEGDNLGVRSISMLIQGQTPPLSTTPVFGCRL